A genome region from Arthrobacter sp. V1I9 includes the following:
- a CDS encoding carbohydrate ABC transporter permease: MSAISELSSISRRKGKATAEEKKANSRDNKAAYIFLLPWLVGLIAITIGPMLMSLYLSFTDYNLLQPPEWVGLDNFTRMLSDARLHNSLGVTFTYVFVGVPLQLAVALLIALVLDKGLRGLPFYRSVFYLPSLLGGSVAVAILWKQIFGTTGLVNQVLAMFGIQGPGWISDPSTALGSIILLHVWTFGAPMIIFLAGLRQIPTMYYEAAKVDGATTLQQFWRITLPMLSPIIFFNLVLQIIGSFQSFTQAFIVSGGNGGPSDSTMFFTLYLYQKGFGQFDMGYASAMAWLLLVIIGIFTAINFIASKYWVFYDD, from the coding sequence GTGAGTGCCATCAGCGAACTCAGCTCGATATCCCGGCGGAAGGGCAAGGCCACCGCCGAAGAGAAGAAGGCGAACAGTCGCGACAACAAGGCGGCCTATATCTTCCTGCTGCCGTGGCTGGTGGGCCTCATTGCCATCACCATCGGTCCGATGCTCATGTCCCTTTACTTGTCCTTCACGGACTACAACCTCCTCCAGCCCCCGGAGTGGGTCGGGTTGGATAACTTCACCCGGATGCTCTCGGACGCGCGGCTGCACAACTCGCTCGGCGTGACCTTCACCTATGTATTCGTCGGTGTTCCGCTCCAGCTAGCTGTGGCGCTGCTGATCGCCCTCGTCCTGGATAAGGGCCTGCGCGGTCTGCCGTTTTACCGCTCGGTGTTCTACCTGCCGTCCCTCCTGGGCGGATCGGTCGCCGTGGCCATCCTATGGAAGCAGATCTTCGGCACAACCGGCCTGGTCAACCAGGTCCTGGCGATGTTCGGCATCCAGGGTCCGGGCTGGATCTCAGACCCCAGCACCGCTCTTGGCTCCATCATCCTGCTCCACGTCTGGACCTTCGGGGCCCCCATGATCATCTTCCTGGCCGGCCTGCGCCAGATCCCCACCATGTATTACGAGGCCGCGAAGGTCGACGGCGCCACAACCCTCCAGCAGTTCTGGCGTATCACCCTGCCAATGCTGAGCCCCATCATCTTCTTCAACCTGGTACTGCAAATCATCGGTTCGTTCCAGTCGTTCACCCAGGCGTTCATCGTCTCCGGCGGTAACGGCGGGCCCTCGGACTCCACCATGTTCTTCACCCTGTACCTGTACCAAAAGGGGTTCGGCCAGTTCGACATGGGGTACGCGTCCGCCATGGCCTGGCTCCTGCTGGTAATCATCGGCATCTTCACCGCCATCAACTTCATCGCTTCTAAGTATTGGGTTTTCTATGACGACTAA
- a CDS encoding carbohydrate ABC transporter permease: MTTKLETLPTPEKKSADAGKPTNRKPKVRESRGTLAFSKAQRSKALMKHAILILAGALMIYPLLWMVVSSLRPNELIFREPGLWLNSLEMSNYTSGWSALTHPFGHYMINSAIVVIGSILGNLISCSMAAYAFARLQFTAKKLLFGIMLLTIMLPFHVVIVPQYILFSQIGWVNTFWPLIVPKLLATEAFFVFLMVQFIRGIPKDLDEAARIDGAGHPRIFLRVILPLMVPALATTTIFTFIWTWNDFFGALIYLTDPDMFTVPVALRAFVDSQSATSWGSLFAMSIVSLLPVFLVFLFGQRFLIKGIATTGIK; this comes from the coding sequence ATGACGACTAAGCTTGAGACGCTGCCCACCCCGGAGAAGAAGTCTGCCGACGCGGGCAAGCCAACGAACCGCAAGCCCAAAGTCAGGGAGTCCCGGGGCACCCTGGCCTTCAGCAAGGCGCAGCGCAGCAAAGCGCTGATGAAACATGCAATCCTGATCCTGGCCGGCGCACTGATGATCTACCCGCTGCTGTGGATGGTGGTTTCCTCGCTGCGGCCCAACGAGCTGATCTTCCGCGAGCCCGGCCTCTGGCTGAACAGCCTGGAAATGAGCAACTACACCTCCGGCTGGTCCGCCCTGACCCACCCCTTCGGCCACTACATGATCAACTCCGCGATCGTGGTGATCGGATCGATCCTGGGCAACCTGATTTCCTGCTCAATGGCCGCGTACGCCTTCGCACGGCTGCAGTTCACCGCCAAGAAGCTGCTGTTTGGCATCATGTTGCTGACCATCATGCTTCCGTTCCACGTGGTGATCGTGCCGCAGTACATCCTGTTCTCGCAGATTGGCTGGGTGAACACCTTCTGGCCGCTGATCGTGCCCAAGCTCCTGGCGACGGAAGCGTTCTTCGTCTTCCTGATGGTCCAGTTCATTCGCGGCATACCCAAGGACCTCGACGAGGCCGCCCGTATCGACGGCGCCGGGCACCCGCGCATCTTCCTGCGGGTCATCCTGCCCCTGATGGTGCCGGCCTTGGCCACCACCACCATCTTCACCTTCATCTGGACCTGGAACGACTTCTTCGGCGCCCTGATCTACCTGACGGATCCCGATATGTTCACCGTCCCGGTGGCGCTGCGGGCCTTCGTCGATTCGCAGTCCGCCACGAGCTGGGGATCGCTGTTCGCGATGTCCATCGTGTCCCTCCTGCCGGTATTCCTGGTCTTCCTCTTTGGTCAGAGGTTCCTCATCAAGGGCATCGCGACCACCGGCATCAAGTAG
- a CDS encoding ABC transporter substrate-binding protein produces the protein MPLFSRPASAAKLSAETPSTGARRPLRKTGLVAAAAAVVMALSACGGGAASESADGPVELRFSWWGGDKRAQLTQEAIKQFEAENPNIKIKPEFGDWSGYWDKLATQVAANDAPDIIQMDEKYITEYSSRGALLDLSKYEIDTSKLDEAALNAGKSEDGLTGIAAGINAATILANPKVFEAAGVPLPDDSKWTWDDFERIASEITQKSPKGTYGAAAYGTDEASLGVWLRQNGKSLYTSEGKLGFEPSDISEWWEFLKQLSQNKAVPTASEVVEAEAAPLDQSGLATGKNGMAFWWSNQAPALEKASGADLKILRFPTKTGSSADAGLWYKASQFWSASSRTKHPEETAKFINFLTNNVKAGETLLADRGVYPNSDVRTAIESKLTPADVKVVKFIDQIKDELGEAPAPPPKGAGAIQEIIKRYTSEVLFERLSTEEAGKKAHAEMASAISS, from the coding sequence GTGCCGCTTTTTTCCCGCCCTGCGTCTGCTGCCAAGCTATCGGCAGAGACACCCTCCACGGGCGCACGCCGTCCGCTGCGTAAGACCGGCCTCGTAGCAGCGGCCGCCGCCGTCGTAATGGCCCTTAGTGCCTGTGGCGGGGGAGCCGCTTCGGAAAGCGCTGATGGTCCCGTTGAACTGCGGTTCTCCTGGTGGGGCGGCGACAAGCGTGCCCAGCTGACCCAGGAAGCCATCAAGCAGTTCGAAGCTGAAAACCCCAACATCAAGATCAAGCCCGAGTTCGGCGACTGGAGCGGCTACTGGGACAAGCTCGCCACCCAGGTGGCAGCAAACGATGCCCCGGACATCATCCAGATGGACGAGAAGTACATTACCGAGTACTCCAGCCGCGGCGCCCTTCTTGACCTCTCCAAGTACGAGATTGACACCTCCAAGCTCGACGAAGCGGCACTCAACGCCGGCAAGAGCGAGGACGGGCTGACCGGCATTGCGGCAGGCATCAACGCCGCCACCATCCTGGCCAACCCGAAGGTATTTGAAGCTGCCGGTGTTCCGCTGCCCGATGACTCCAAGTGGACCTGGGACGACTTCGAACGGATCGCCTCCGAGATCACGCAGAAGTCCCCGAAGGGTACTTACGGCGCCGCCGCCTATGGCACGGATGAGGCTTCGCTTGGCGTTTGGCTCCGCCAGAACGGCAAGTCCCTGTACACCTCCGAGGGCAAGCTGGGCTTTGAGCCGAGCGACATCTCCGAATGGTGGGAATTCCTGAAGCAGCTCAGCCAGAACAAGGCAGTTCCCACGGCATCCGAGGTGGTGGAAGCTGAAGCTGCCCCGCTTGACCAGTCCGGGCTCGCCACCGGCAAGAACGGCATGGCGTTCTGGTGGTCCAACCAGGCTCCTGCTTTGGAAAAGGCATCCGGCGCTGACCTGAAGATCCTGCGGTTCCCCACCAAGACCGGATCCTCCGCTGATGCCGGACTTTGGTACAAGGCATCGCAGTTCTGGTCAGCCTCCTCACGCACCAAACACCCTGAGGAAACCGCCAAGTTCATCAACTTCCTCACCAACAACGTCAAAGCCGGCGAAACCCTCCTGGCCGATCGCGGCGTTTATCCGAACTCGGACGTCCGGACAGCCATCGAATCCAAGCTGACCCCTGCCGACGTCAAGGTGGTCAAGTTCATCGACCAGATCAAGGATGAGCTCGGTGAGGCTCCCGCCCCGCCGCCGAAGGGTGCCGGCGCAATCCAGGAAATCATCAAGCGCTACACCTCCGAGGTTCTCTTCGAACGACTCTCCACGGAGGAAGCAGGCAAGAAGGCACACGCCGAGATGGCGTCCGCTATCAGCAGCTAG
- a CDS encoding HNH endonuclease has protein sequence MEAFGASAGAAGAGTRYVPSVSDVRTALLSVAVSTDGAGMVDQLRELEDLKSLAAARQAEIAVAFDHSLRQERAAAGVPADEQGTGVGTQVALARRESPARGGRLLGLAKALTEMPRTFTAFRSGQLNEWRTTQVVKETACLSVEDRFAVDEELAADTGTFDGAGDRAITGAVRAAAYRRDPLSVTKRASHAVTERTVTLRPAPDTMAYVTALLPVAQGVAAYAALTRQANTLKSSGDERSKGAIMADTLVERVTGTPGGITGIEVQLVMTDRTLFQGDSEPARLTGYGVVPAGWARQATLRAAASPESAGTPERAELKVWLRRLYTAPGTGELVAMDSKARIFPTGLKRFLQVRDDTCRTPFCDSPIRHHDHVVSWHNKGATTHQNGQGLCEACNHTKETTGWAARPVSGARHSVEFTTPTGHTYRSMAPPLPGMPLEPVRTKPGVLVLGRVVPHRPLVRAAAGP, from the coding sequence ATGGAAGCGTTTGGGGCATCGGCAGGAGCAGCTGGGGCAGGGACCCGCTATGTACCCTCTGTCTCCGATGTCCGGACTGCCCTGCTTTCGGTCGCGGTCAGTACTGATGGCGCGGGAATGGTTGACCAGCTCCGAGAGCTGGAGGATTTGAAGTCGTTGGCTGCTGCCAGGCAGGCCGAGATCGCCGTGGCCTTCGATCATTCACTGCGGCAGGAGCGGGCCGCGGCCGGGGTTCCGGCCGACGAGCAGGGCACCGGAGTGGGGACGCAGGTCGCGCTGGCCCGGCGGGAATCGCCGGCAAGGGGCGGAAGGCTCTTGGGTCTGGCCAAAGCCCTGACGGAAATGCCCCGCACCTTTACTGCGTTCCGGTCTGGACAGTTAAACGAGTGGCGGACCACTCAGGTGGTGAAGGAAACGGCCTGCCTGTCGGTGGAGGACCGGTTCGCGGTGGACGAGGAACTCGCCGCCGACACCGGCACCTTCGACGGTGCCGGAGACCGCGCCATCACCGGCGCCGTCCGGGCTGCCGCCTACCGGAGGGACCCGCTGTCGGTCACGAAGCGGGCTTCGCATGCGGTCACAGAACGCACCGTCACCCTGCGCCCGGCACCAGACACGATGGCTTACGTGACTGCCCTGCTACCGGTCGCCCAGGGCGTCGCCGCCTACGCAGCGCTCACCCGGCAGGCCAACACTCTGAAGTCCTCCGGCGATGAGCGTTCCAAGGGCGCAATCATGGCCGATACCCTGGTCGAACGGGTCACCGGCACTCCGGGCGGCATCACCGGCATCGAGGTCCAGTTGGTGATGACAGACCGCACTCTGTTCCAGGGGGACAGTGAACCCGCCCGGCTGACCGGCTACGGCGTCGTCCCCGCGGGATGGGCCAGGCAAGCCACTCTGAGAGCAGCGGCTAGTCCGGAATCCGCAGGCACCCCGGAAAGGGCAGAGCTCAAAGTCTGGCTTCGCCGGCTTTATACAGCCCCCGGAACAGGCGAACTCGTGGCGATGGACTCGAAGGCCCGAATTTTTCCAACCGGACTCAAACGCTTCTTACAGGTCCGGGATGATACCTGCCGCACCCCGTTTTGCGACTCGCCAATCCGCCATCACGACCACGTCGTCTCCTGGCACAACAAGGGTGCAACGACTCATCAAAACGGCCAAGGCCTCTGCGAAGCGTGCAACCACACTAAAGAAACAACCGGCTGGGCGGCCCGCCCAGTTTCTGGAGCAAGGCATTCGGTGGAATTTACAACCCCCACCGGCCACACCTACCGCTCGATGGCGCCCCCACTGCCTGGCATGCCTCTGGAACCCGTGCGGACGAAACCAGGCGTCCTCGTACTCGGCCGCGTCGTGCCGCACCGGCCCCTGGTCCGGGCGGCCGCAGGACCTTAG
- a CDS encoding beta-galactosidase, translating to MTLQETSSPASVWNNIEGIAYGGDYNPEQWPVSVRLEDLELMKEAGVSFLSVGIFSWALLEPEEGKYDFGWLDEVLDNLAGIGVKVALATATAAPPVWLVRRHPEILPVTADGTVLGPGSRRHYSPSSAVYRRYATGITRVLAERYKDHPALALWHVDNELGCHVSEFYGEEDAAAFRTWLEQRYGSIGALNAAWGTAFWSQNYGSFEEILPPGVAPSTLNPGQQLDFQRFNSWALMDYYRELAAVLREVTPGVPCTTNLMASSATKSMDYFDWAKDLDVVANDHYLVAADPERQIELAFSADLTRGIAGGDPWILMEHSTSAVNWQPRNQPKMPGEMLRNSLAHVARGADAVMFFQWRQSFAGSEKFHSAMVPHGGRDTRVWREVVDLGAALKRLAPVRGSRVESRTAIVFDYEAWWASEIDSKPSQDVKYLDLLRAFHRSLFLRGVSVDMVHPSASLEGYDLVLVCTLYTVTDEAAANIAAAASAGATVLVSYFSGIVDEKDHVRLGGYPGAFRELLGVRVEEFHPLLAGAQLKLSDGGVSSIWSEHVHLAGAEAVQTFTEYPLEGVPSLTRRTVGDGAAWYLATFPDRDGVESIVDRLLEESGVAPATVADPGVELTRRRSDDGRSFLFAINHSRTSGAVEASGVDLLSGQPFEGVVPAGSVVVVAED from the coding sequence ATGACTTTGCAGGAAACCTCCAGCCCGGCCAGCGTCTGGAACAACATCGAAGGCATCGCCTATGGGGGCGACTATAACCCCGAACAGTGGCCGGTCAGCGTCCGGCTGGAGGACCTGGAGCTGATGAAGGAAGCCGGCGTGAGCTTCCTCAGCGTGGGGATCTTCTCCTGGGCACTGCTGGAGCCGGAAGAGGGCAAGTACGATTTCGGCTGGCTGGACGAGGTGCTGGACAACCTCGCCGGAATCGGAGTCAAAGTAGCCCTGGCCACTGCCACCGCCGCTCCCCCGGTCTGGCTGGTACGCAGGCATCCGGAAATCCTCCCCGTCACGGCGGACGGAACCGTGCTGGGACCGGGCTCGCGGCGGCACTACTCGCCGTCGTCGGCCGTATACCGCCGCTACGCCACGGGCATCACGCGCGTCCTCGCCGAGCGCTACAAGGACCACCCCGCCCTGGCGCTCTGGCATGTGGACAATGAGCTCGGCTGCCACGTCTCCGAGTTCTACGGCGAAGAAGACGCCGCAGCATTCCGCACCTGGCTTGAGCAGCGTTATGGAAGCATCGGCGCGCTCAACGCGGCTTGGGGTACCGCTTTCTGGTCCCAGAACTACGGATCGTTCGAAGAGATCCTGCCGCCGGGTGTTGCGCCTTCCACCCTGAACCCGGGCCAGCAACTGGACTTCCAACGCTTCAACTCCTGGGCCCTGATGGACTACTACCGCGAACTCGCCGCCGTCCTCCGCGAGGTCACCCCGGGGGTCCCGTGCACCACCAACCTGATGGCATCCAGCGCCACGAAGTCCATGGACTACTTTGACTGGGCCAAGGACCTGGACGTCGTCGCCAACGACCACTATCTCGTGGCCGCCGATCCAGAACGGCAGATCGAGCTCGCGTTCAGCGCGGATCTCACCCGCGGCATCGCGGGAGGTGACCCGTGGATCCTGATGGAACATTCGACGTCGGCCGTCAACTGGCAGCCGCGAAACCAGCCCAAGATGCCCGGGGAAATGCTGCGTAACTCGCTGGCCCATGTGGCCCGCGGCGCGGACGCCGTGATGTTCTTCCAGTGGCGGCAAAGCTTTGCCGGCTCCGAGAAGTTCCACTCGGCCATGGTGCCGCACGGCGGGCGGGACACACGGGTGTGGCGGGAGGTAGTGGACCTTGGCGCTGCTCTGAAACGCCTCGCCCCCGTCCGCGGTTCCCGGGTGGAATCGCGCACTGCGATCGTGTTCGACTACGAGGCATGGTGGGCGAGCGAAATCGACTCCAAGCCGAGCCAGGACGTGAAGTACCTGGACCTGCTGCGGGCGTTCCACCGGTCCCTGTTCCTGCGGGGCGTGTCCGTGGATATGGTCCATCCGTCGGCCTCTTTAGAGGGCTATGACCTTGTGCTGGTGTGCACCCTGTACACGGTCACGGACGAGGCCGCCGCGAATATTGCCGCTGCCGCTTCTGCCGGCGCAACGGTCCTGGTGAGCTACTTCAGCGGGATCGTGGACGAGAAGGACCACGTCCGGCTGGGCGGCTACCCGGGCGCGTTCAGGGAACTGCTCGGCGTGCGCGTGGAGGAGTTCCATCCGCTGCTGGCGGGCGCTCAGCTGAAACTGAGCGATGGCGGCGTGTCTTCCATCTGGAGCGAGCACGTCCACCTTGCGGGCGCCGAGGCGGTCCAAACCTTTACGGAGTATCCGCTGGAGGGCGTGCCATCGCTGACCCGGCGGACCGTGGGCGACGGCGCCGCGTGGTACCTCGCTACGTTCCCTGACCGGGACGGGGTTGAGTCGATCGTGGACCGGTTGCTGGAGGAGTCGGGCGTTGCGCCCGCTACTGTGGCGGACCCGGGAGTTGAGCTGACGCGCCGGCGTTCCGACGACGGCCGCAGCTTCCTGTTCGCCATCAACCACTCACGTACTTCTGGCGCTGTTGAGGCTTCAGGCGTGGACCTGCTCTCCGGCCAGCCGTTCGAGGGGGTTGTGCCGGCCGGCAGCGTGGTGGTGGTTGCCGAGGACTGA
- a CDS encoding ABC transporter substrate-binding protein gives MINRRNFLTTVAVGTASAAALAACGTGGGTSAGETGSAENPVTINYTWWGNDDRAERTRKAIALFEAKNPDIKVNGNFTDFAGYWQKRATEAAGGGLPDVMQWDLSYLRDYGQRNQLLDLGTVKINTDAFDKSLLPSGQIRGKTYGIPTSTNAFAVYYDPAKLKSLGITEPTGKWTYKEFNDFLTEVGTKSKGAVFGSTDYTGVWWMFNIWLRQNNIEAFTEDGKLGFTKDDMKKWWNQTAGLRGTPAIITEERVTQLAPKSPFGSNVTATEVTWDNFMAGYLADSGAKELKLVPVPSDSPDNLGLFLKPSMLMVASAKTKFKDAAARFIDFMVNDPEVGQIFKTSRGVPASKTQRDGTTFEGTDKLVVDYEKSIEQYLKDAPEPPIVGFGTLEASFKRVSSDLNYGKLTIDGAADAWFKEAEDLIKQNA, from the coding sequence ATGATCAACAGAAGGAATTTCCTCACCACCGTAGCCGTAGGCACCGCATCTGCCGCGGCCCTGGCGGCCTGTGGAACGGGCGGCGGCACCAGCGCCGGCGAGACTGGCTCTGCGGAAAACCCTGTCACCATCAACTACACCTGGTGGGGCAACGACGACCGCGCCGAGCGTACCCGCAAGGCAATTGCCCTGTTCGAGGCGAAGAACCCGGACATCAAGGTCAACGGCAACTTTACTGACTTCGCCGGCTACTGGCAGAAGCGCGCCACCGAGGCTGCCGGCGGCGGCCTGCCGGACGTGATGCAGTGGGACCTTTCGTACCTGCGCGATTACGGCCAGCGCAACCAGCTCCTGGACCTGGGCACGGTGAAGATCAACACCGACGCCTTTGACAAGTCCCTTTTGCCCTCGGGCCAGATCAGGGGCAAGACCTACGGCATCCCCACCAGCACCAACGCGTTCGCCGTCTACTACGATCCGGCCAAGCTGAAGTCCCTGGGCATCACCGAGCCGACAGGAAAGTGGACCTACAAGGAATTCAACGACTTCCTGACGGAGGTGGGCACCAAGAGCAAGGGTGCGGTCTTCGGCTCGACCGACTACACCGGTGTCTGGTGGATGTTCAACATCTGGCTCCGCCAGAACAACATCGAGGCCTTCACCGAGGACGGCAAGCTCGGCTTCACCAAGGACGATATGAAGAAGTGGTGGAACCAGACCGCCGGTCTTCGCGGCACCCCCGCCATCATCACCGAAGAGCGTGTCACCCAGCTCGCACCCAAGTCCCCGTTCGGTTCCAACGTCACCGCCACCGAAGTCACCTGGGACAACTTCATGGCCGGATACCTGGCGGACAGCGGCGCCAAGGAACTCAAGCTTGTTCCCGTTCCGTCTGACAGCCCGGACAACCTGGGCCTGTTCCTGAAGCCGTCCATGCTGATGGTGGCCAGCGCCAAGACCAAGTTCAAGGATGCTGCTGCCCGCTTCATCGACTTCATGGTCAACGACCCCGAGGTGGGCCAGATCTTCAAGACCTCCCGCGGCGTGCCGGCGTCCAAGACCCAGCGTGACGGCACCACCTTCGAAGGTACTGACAAGCTCGTGGTGGACTACGAAAAGTCCATCGAGCAGTACCTCAAGGACGCCCCCGAGCCGCCCATTGTCGGTTTCGGCACCCTCGAGGCTTCCTTCAAGCGCGTCAGCTCGGACCTGAACTACGGCAAGCTGACCATCGACGGCGCAGCCGACGCATGGTTCAAGGAAGCCGAAGACCTCATCAAGCAGAACGCCTGA
- a CDS encoding carbohydrate ABC transporter permease, with amino-acid sequence MTQSPTLSRRSAQSDSTLPRKSRQRGADARAGYTFLLPWLLGFIALTVGPMISSLYLSFTNYNLFDPPKWIGLDNYTTLFQDERFLQSVGVTVGYVVFGTPLKLAAALAVAMLLNSKRRGQGFYRSAFYAPSLIGASVSIAIVWKAMFGDAGPVDQGLSFFGINLGGWVGNPSMTMPMFILLTVWQFGAPMVIFLAGLKQIPADLYEAASMDGAGPVRKFFNITWPMLSPVIFFNLLMETIHAFQIFASAYIISNGEGGPAGSTLFYTLYLYLRGFSDFRMGYASAMAWLLVIVVGIITLIFFRTSKSWVHYSGDAK; translated from the coding sequence GTGACTCAAAGCCCAACATTGAGCAGGCGTTCGGCGCAGTCCGATTCCACGCTGCCGCGCAAGTCGCGGCAGCGTGGAGCGGATGCCCGCGCCGGCTACACCTTCCTGCTGCCCTGGCTGCTGGGATTCATCGCCCTCACTGTTGGGCCTATGATTTCCTCGCTCTACCTGTCCTTCACCAACTACAACCTGTTCGATCCGCCCAAGTGGATTGGCCTGGACAACTACACCACCCTCTTCCAGGACGAACGCTTCCTGCAGTCCGTGGGCGTGACCGTGGGCTACGTGGTCTTCGGTACCCCGCTCAAGCTCGCCGCCGCACTGGCAGTGGCAATGCTCCTGAACAGCAAGCGCCGCGGCCAGGGTTTCTACCGCTCGGCGTTCTACGCACCGTCCCTGATCGGCGCGTCCGTCTCCATCGCCATCGTCTGGAAGGCCATGTTCGGCGACGCCGGTCCGGTGGACCAGGGCCTGTCCTTCTTCGGGATCAACCTGGGCGGCTGGGTGGGCAACCCGTCCATGACCATGCCGATGTTCATCCTGCTGACCGTGTGGCAGTTCGGCGCCCCGATGGTGATCTTCCTCGCCGGTTTGAAGCAGATCCCGGCAGACCTCTACGAGGCTGCGTCCATGGACGGCGCCGGTCCGGTGCGGAAGTTCTTCAACATCACCTGGCCCATGCTCTCCCCGGTGATCTTCTTCAACCTGCTGATGGAAACCATCCACGCGTTCCAGATCTTCGCCTCGGCCTACATCATCTCCAACGGTGAAGGCGGCCCAGCCGGTTCCACCCTCTTCTACACCCTCTACCTGTACCTGCGGGGCTTCAGCGACTTCCGGATGGGCTACGCCTCGGCGATGGCCTGGCTGCTGGTGATCGTCGTCGGCATTATCACCCTGATCTTCTTCCGCACGTCCAAGTCCTGGGTCCACTACAGCGGTGATGCAAAATGA
- a CDS encoding carbohydrate ABC transporter permease, with protein sequence MTTTATPTQSTPDAQVPNYNPKSESVGAKRAKSTLFHIVALALTAVVLYPGLWMIASSFKPNAEIGGANTSLWSNNFSFDNFVTAMDGIGGVSTLQFFTNSLILAIGAVVGTVLSASVSAYAFARIKFPGRSVFFGMMIATLLLPFHVVIIPQYIVFQQLGLVDTYVPLLIGKFLAADAFFVFLMVQFMRNLPGELDEAARIDGAGHVRIFTSIMLPLMKPALISTSIFSFIWSWNDFLGPLLYLNTPDKYPLPLALRLFVDQTQSSDYGAMIAMSVLALLPVLIFFLVFQRYIVEGVSTQGLKG encoded by the coding sequence ATGACAACCACGGCAACCCCCACCCAGTCCACCCCGGACGCTCAGGTGCCTAACTACAACCCCAAGTCCGAATCGGTTGGGGCCAAGCGCGCCAAGAGCACCCTCTTCCACATCGTGGCACTGGCCCTCACGGCAGTGGTCCTGTACCCGGGCCTGTGGATGATCGCCTCCTCGTTCAAGCCGAACGCCGAGATCGGCGGCGCCAACACGTCGCTGTGGTCCAACAACTTCAGCTTCGACAACTTCGTCACGGCCATGGACGGCATCGGCGGCGTGTCCACGCTGCAGTTCTTCACCAACTCGCTGATCCTGGCCATCGGCGCCGTGGTGGGCACCGTTCTCTCCGCCAGCGTGTCAGCGTATGCGTTCGCAAGAATCAAGTTCCCGGGCCGCAGCGTGTTCTTCGGCATGATGATCGCCACCCTGCTCCTGCCGTTCCACGTGGTGATCATCCCGCAGTACATCGTGTTCCAGCAGCTGGGCCTGGTGGACACCTACGTGCCGCTGCTGATCGGCAAATTCCTGGCCGCTGACGCGTTCTTCGTGTTCCTGATGGTCCAGTTCATGCGCAACCTGCCCGGTGAGCTGGACGAGGCAGCCAGGATCGACGGCGCCGGCCACGTCCGGATCTTCACGTCCATCATGCTGCCGCTGATGAAGCCGGCCCTGATCTCCACCTCGATCTTCTCCTTCATCTGGAGCTGGAACGACTTCCTGGGCCCGCTGCTCTACCTGAACACCCCGGACAAGTACCCGCTGCCGCTGGCCCTGCGCCTCTTCGTGGACCAGACCCAAAGCTCGGACTACGGTGCAATGATCGCCATGTCCGTCCTGGCCCTGCTGCCGGTGCTGATCTTCTTCCTGGTGTTCCAGCGGTACATTGTTGAAGGCGTCTCCACCCAGGGCCTCAAGGGCTAA
- a CDS encoding Poxvirus protein I5 — protein sequence MSVMDSTIPAPSHHEPVPVNRFALFSETLLAGVLVLVLSLPLVTIPAAYAAGIAHLERHLSGRDDSVRGLWDTFKAALPGSWKLGITTAAAAVVIVLNLLLAWVGQLPGREVVLPATLILAAKAAILLLRTTAAWSDFAGSRDDARSAWRSALEAGQALSLKDWSGSLLLAAALFGAVVFVWMLAALFVVVPGTLILAAAAVKLRSARA from the coding sequence ATGAGCGTTATGGACAGCACCATACCCGCCCCCAGCCACCACGAACCCGTCCCGGTGAACCGCTTTGCGCTGTTCTCCGAGACCCTCCTGGCAGGGGTGCTGGTGCTGGTGCTGTCCCTTCCACTGGTAACGATCCCCGCCGCATATGCGGCGGGGATCGCCCATCTTGAACGGCACCTTTCCGGGAGGGACGATTCCGTCCGCGGCCTCTGGGACACCTTCAAGGCAGCCCTGCCAGGCAGCTGGAAGCTTGGAATCACGACGGCGGCAGCCGCCGTCGTGATTGTCCTGAACCTTTTGCTCGCTTGGGTGGGACAGCTTCCGGGCCGGGAAGTGGTCCTGCCGGCAACCCTGATCCTTGCTGCCAAGGCGGCCATCCTGCTCCTGCGCACCACGGCCGCCTGGTCCGATTTCGCAGGCTCCCGGGACGACGCCCGCAGTGCCTGGCGCTCCGCACTTGAGGCCGGCCAAGCCCTGTCACTTAAGGACTGGAGCGGGTCCCTCCTGCTTGCCGCCGCGCTCTTCGGGGCAGTGGTGTTTGTGTGGATGCTGGCGGCGCTTTTCGTGGTGGTTCCCGGCACCCTGATCCTCGCCGCCGCAGCAGTAAAGCTGCGCTCCGCCCGCGCCTGA